The following are from one region of the Nicotiana tabacum cultivar K326 chromosome 3, ASM71507v2, whole genome shotgun sequence genome:
- the LOC142177151 gene encoding uncharacterized protein LOC142177151 — protein sequence MYGDEALIPVEIGEPSTGYTQATEESNEEEMRVNLDLLEERRETALIRLTSQKQVIERYYNWKAHLRYFKIGDYVLKKVFQSTRAANAGKLSPNWEGPYKIHGIEENGEYELETMDGKILPSSWNVVHLKKYYF from the coding sequence ATGTACGGTGATGAAGCCTTAATTCCGGTTGAAATTGGGGAGCCAAGTACGGGATATACTCAAGCTACTGAAGAGTCAAATGAAGAAGAGATGCGGGTAAATCTGGATTTGCTTGAAGAAAGGAGAGAAACTGCCTTAATAAGATTGACGTCACAAAAACAAGTTATTGAGAGATATTACAATTGGAAAGCTCATctcagatacttcaagattggggactacgTACTCAAGAAAGTTTTCCAATCCACAAGAGCAGCCAATgcaggaaagttgagtccaaattgggaaggaccttacAAGATTCATGGTATCGAAGAAAATGGTGAATATGAGCTTGAAACCATGGATGGCAAGATTCTACCCTCGagttggaatgttgttcatttgaaGAAGTACTATTTCTAA